From one Bacillota bacterium genomic stretch:
- a CDS encoding isocitrate/isopropylmalate family dehydrogenase, producing MAASSSIPVVVLDGDETGQELLEEALRVLAPSVTGLPLEFVHFDLSLENRRRTRNRVVLEAAKAMVQAGLGLKAATITPEGKDDVGSPNATLRAAIDGSVIVRTGRVIPGVRPIAGVNAPISVIRMAVGDAYGAREWRESAGPDELAFRTESISRRVCRAVAEFAFLQAARLGGKVFGGPKYTVSPIYEGMLKEEMDAAAARHPDVAYEPQLIDATYALLLSHTGEPLVIPTLNRDGDCLSDLVLQMFGTIAGSESLLLSMDDQLRVKCVMAEAPHGTAPRLKGKNVANPLAMILAGAALLSYLPGGAGQKASRAVYEASLEAIRAGCRTVDLGGQASTTEFTDAVIDRVRAKLEVWETLRL from the coding sequence ATGGCCGCTTCCTCATCCATTCCGGTTGTGGTGCTCGACGGTGACGAGACGGGGCAGGAGTTGCTCGAAGAAGCCCTGAGGGTGCTGGCGCCCTCGGTCACGGGCCTCCCGCTGGAGTTCGTCCATTTCGACCTGAGCCTGGAGAACCGCCGCCGCACCCGCAACCGGGTCGTGCTCGAGGCGGCCAAGGCCATGGTGCAGGCGGGTTTGGGGCTGAAGGCGGCCACCATCACCCCCGAAGGGAAGGACGACGTGGGAAGCCCCAACGCCACCCTGCGGGCGGCTATCGACGGCAGCGTCATCGTGCGGACCGGGCGCGTGATCCCGGGCGTCCGGCCCATCGCCGGCGTCAATGCACCCATCAGCGTCATCCGCATGGCGGTGGGGGATGCCTACGGCGCCCGGGAGTGGCGGGAGTCGGCAGGGCCGGACGAACTCGCCTTCCGCACCGAAAGCATCAGCCGCCGGGTCTGCCGGGCGGTGGCGGAGTTCGCGTTCTTGCAGGCCGCGCGCCTCGGGGGCAAGGTGTTCGGCGGCCCCAAGTACACGGTGAGCCCCATCTACGAGGGGATGCTCAAGGAAGAAATGGACGCGGCCGCCGCCCGCCACCCGGACGTTGCGTACGAACCGCAGCTCATCGACGCCACTTACGCCTTGCTCCTGTCCCACACGGGCGAACCCCTGGTGATCCCCACGCTGAACCGCGACGGCGACTGCCTGAGCGACCTGGTGCTGCAGATGTTCGGGACCATCGCGGGCTCGGAGTCGCTGCTGCTGTCCATGGACGACCAGCTCCGGGTGAAGTGCGTGATGGCCGAGGCGCCGCACGGGACGGCCCCCCGCCTGAAGGGCAAGAACGTTGCCAATCCGCTGGCCATGATTCTGGCAGGGGCAGCCCTTCTGAGCTACCTGCCGGGCGGCGCCGGGCAAAAGGCGTCGCGGGCCGTCTACGAAGCATCGCTCGAGGCCATCCGGGCAGGCTGCCGCACCGTGGACCTGGGCGGGCAGGCGTCCACGACGGAGTTCACCGACGCCGTCATCGACCGGGTGAGGGCAAAGCTGGAAGTCTGGGAAACGCTGCGCCTGTAA
- a CDS encoding TerC family protein, producing MLDALPHSEAWLWVPFTIMVVTALAVDLGIFNRKAHAPSTREAAIWSLVWIGLALAFNGLVYAWLGRERALEFLAGYLVEKSLSVDNLFVFLMIFAYFGVPAEYQHRVLFWGVLGAVIIRGLFVVTGAALLSTFHWVAYIFGAFLVYTGFKMAVQKERAVEPDQNPVFRTVRRFLPVVSEYRGQAFLVREQGRWLATPLFLVLAFVELTDVVFAVDSVPAVFGVTSDAFIVYTSNIFAILGLRALYFVLAGIMPAFRYLKYALSAVLAFVGVKMLLSDIYHVPVSASLGVIFGLLALAVGASILVPAPQRKAGPHEEPEMAEKTA from the coding sequence TTGCTCGACGCGCTGCCTCACAGCGAGGCCTGGCTGTGGGTGCCTTTCACCATCATGGTGGTCACCGCTCTGGCCGTCGACCTCGGCATCTTCAACCGGAAGGCCCACGCGCCTTCGACCCGCGAAGCCGCCATCTGGTCGCTCGTTTGGATCGGGCTGGCCCTCGCCTTCAACGGACTGGTCTACGCGTGGCTCGGCCGCGAGCGTGCCCTGGAGTTCCTGGCTGGGTACCTCGTGGAAAAGTCACTGAGCGTGGACAACCTGTTCGTGTTCCTCATGATCTTCGCGTACTTCGGCGTTCCGGCCGAGTACCAGCACCGGGTGCTGTTCTGGGGCGTTCTCGGGGCGGTGATCATCCGGGGCCTGTTCGTCGTAACGGGCGCGGCGCTGCTGTCCACGTTCCACTGGGTCGCGTACATCTTCGGCGCGTTCCTGGTCTACACGGGCTTCAAGATGGCCGTGCAGAAGGAGCGCGCGGTAGAGCCGGACCAGAACCCCGTTTTCCGCACCGTGCGCCGGTTCCTTCCCGTGGTGTCGGAGTACAGAGGACAGGCCTTCTTAGTGCGGGAACAGGGCCGGTGGCTCGCCACGCCGCTTTTTTTGGTGCTGGCCTTCGTCGAGCTCACCGATGTGGTCTTTGCCGTCGACTCGGTGCCGGCTGTGTTCGGCGTAACGTCGGACGCGTTCATCGTCTACACGTCCAACATCTTCGCCATTCTGGGGCTGCGGGCGCTCTACTTCGTGCTGGCCGGGATCATGCCGGCGTTTCGCTACCTCAAGTACGCGCTATCGGCCGTCCTGGCGTTCGTTGGCGTCAAGATGCTGCTGAGCGACATCTACCACGTGCCCGTCTCGGCGTCGCTCGGCGTCATCTTCGGGCTACTGGCGCTCGCCGTCGGGGCCTCCATACTCGTGCCGGCGCCGCAGCGCAAGGCGGGGCCGCACGAGGAGCCCGAGATGGCCGAGAAGACCGCCTGA
- a CDS encoding nuclear transport factor 2 family protein, which yields MREGAIGLIVLWLVAIIIMCGQGTMAFASGDDEREALATLQQYFAAIEKKDADAILQVVDPSFIPVAFFGTEPEQLAERLAAQQADVRITPVAQQVYLSGDKYAFVVGSYQAVLIPSGNPASQRSEVAEQVYFLRKEQGRWKIFRVYTGRREVISSLPRSPESRLPAGVATELQPGEQVPALRLTRLDGIEIEWAWTRATLVYVRGRDTELKESFETDGFASASSQTVKPG from the coding sequence GTGCGAGAGGGTGCGATAGGGCTTATCGTGTTGTGGCTCGTTGCCATCATCATAATGTGTGGACAAGGCACTATGGCCTTCGCATCAGGGGACGATGAACGTGAAGCGCTGGCAACCCTTCAACAGTACTTCGCTGCTATCGAAAAAAAAGATGCAGATGCGATCTTACAGGTAGTAGACCCCTCCTTCATCCCCGTAGCTTTTTTTGGAACAGAACCCGAACAGCTCGCGGAACGCCTTGCCGCCCAACAGGCAGACGTCCGCATCACCCCGGTAGCTCAGCAAGTATACCTCTCAGGGGATAAGTATGCCTTCGTCGTGGGCTCGTACCAGGCCGTTCTGATTCCTTCAGGAAACCCAGCCTCGCAACGGAGCGAGGTCGCAGAACAGGTGTACTTCCTGCGGAAGGAGCAAGGGCGGTGGAAGATCTTCCGCGTCTACACGGGGCGTCGTGAGGTGATCTCCTCCCTCCCAAGAAGCCCGGAATCGCGGCTCCCTGCTGGTGTAGCAACCGAACTGCAGCCCGGAGAGCAAGTACCGGCACTGCGGCTTACCCGTCTCGATGGCATAGAAATCGAGTGGGCTTGGACCCGCGCAACACTTGTTTACGTTCGGGGCAGAGACACCGAGCTAAAGGAATCGTTTGAAACAGACGGTTTTGCGTCCGCTAGCTCGCAGACTGTCAAGCCGGGTTGA
- a CDS encoding DUF169 domain-containing protein has protein sequence MAATEMAARCRTGAEAIERFIRPATFPLAVRFAKSGDIPEGARHPVRDMGVRITICQAISIARRYGWTVALDGEDLSCPIAAVAFGYRPAVAYYREGHLAQGMYNETLEAGARSEAAVPKAPEGGYGAVVVAPLAKGAFEPQIVLVYANPAQVMRLAAAALWKRGGVLHAVVNPRADCAEELIRTLHEDDYQVILPCYGDRVFGHTQDDEMAFAMPFRLLDELVEGLQGTHKGGVRYPIPDYVQFQARFPATYHELERRFNEGAGNRITTD, from the coding sequence ATGGCAGCCACCGAAATGGCGGCCCGGTGCCGCACCGGCGCCGAGGCCATCGAACGCTTCATCCGGCCCGCGACGTTCCCGCTGGCAGTGCGCTTCGCAAAGAGCGGCGACATCCCGGAAGGCGCCCGCCACCCCGTCCGGGACATGGGGGTGCGCATCACCATCTGCCAGGCTATCTCCATAGCCCGGCGCTATGGCTGGACGGTGGCGCTGGACGGCGAGGACCTCTCCTGCCCCATCGCGGCCGTGGCCTTCGGCTACCGGCCGGCCGTCGCCTACTACCGGGAGGGCCACCTGGCGCAGGGTATGTACAACGAGACGCTGGAGGCGGGCGCCCGCAGCGAGGCAGCCGTCCCCAAGGCCCCCGAGGGCGGCTATGGCGCCGTGGTGGTGGCTCCCCTGGCCAAGGGTGCCTTTGAGCCACAGATCGTCCTCGTGTACGCCAACCCGGCCCAGGTCATGCGCCTCGCCGCGGCCGCTCTCTGGAAGCGCGGCGGCGTCCTGCACGCGGTGGTCAACCCCAGGGCCGATTGCGCCGAGGAGCTGATTCGCACGCTGCACGAGGACGACTACCAGGTCATCCTGCCCTGCTACGGCGACCGTGTCTTCGGCCACACCCAGGACGACGAGATGGCCTTCGCCATGCCGTTCCGGCTCCTCGATGAGCTGGTCGAAGGCTTGCAGGGCACCCACAAGGGCGGCGTCCGCTACCCGATTCCCGACTACGTGCAGTTCCAGGCGCGATTCCCGGCAACCTACCATGAACTCGAGCGCCGGTTCAACGAGGGGGCCGGCAACAGGATCACCACTGACTGA
- a CDS encoding aminotransferase class III-fold pyridoxal phosphate-dependent enzyme translates to MADSTLLSAQAHPFARFVNPHLAQLLSRLRMDKRFVRGEGAWLWDADGRRHLDLIANYGALPFGYNPPEIWQALTEAYARREPSFVQPSFLEAAGELARRLVELAPEGLRYVTFTNSGAEAVEAAIKMCRSATGRRRILATHNSFHGKTLGALSATGRAAYQEPFGAPVEGFDFIPYGDIGALDQALARRGEQYAALILEPIQGEGGIVVPPAGYLRAARELTSRFGVLLVFDEIQSGLGRTGELFACQAEGVAPDVMTVAKALGGGLLPIGVCLADEAAYNEPFAMKHSSTFAGGALACRAGLAALDLLTRDGGALLRHVRARGEQLKQGLEALAQRYPHVIREVRGRGLMLGIDFAVPDGAFAGRSPGTLLPVMSEQELLTPVLASYLLDVEGVRVAPTLNGQSVIRIEPPLIISEEQCNLALAAIERTVALAAKGRTAALLRHFVSDRPPLPAQDGAHQSAGAQMELQAPAPVEFSSNGAAHVAPAAPAPSPLRAPAEPPHPSGDPGEGRFAFLVHPLDLDNYHEFDEALAELSHAELDRLADQFNPLLEPFVIGRTRFVSAAGRTVYGEFVVVPRTTRQILTEPRREVLDVIRRAVELARDRGARIVGLGAYTAIASRGGLQLTDMGVALTTGNSYTVAAAIEALMEGARRLGLDVGTTRAAVVGAGGSVGRATALLLAPHVAELHLVGNPASGQRALERLRAVATEAGHIAVQAGNPALSTTITTDAVQALSQAQLVVIATSSADELVTPEMLAPGAVVCDMSRPPNVSRRVDAERPDVLVIDGGVIEVPGRPDFGWNFGYEQGLAFACMSETMMLALEHHYQHTSLGSDLTIETIRWMQELARRHGFRLAELRSFDRPLSAERWQRLRAARQVMAGTLR, encoded by the coding sequence ATGGCTGACAGCACGCTCCTGTCTGCACAAGCCCATCCGTTTGCCCGATTCGTCAACCCGCATCTGGCGCAGTTACTATCGCGGCTGCGCATGGACAAGCGGTTCGTCCGGGGCGAGGGGGCGTGGCTGTGGGACGCCGATGGACGGCGCCACCTTGACCTCATCGCCAACTACGGGGCACTGCCCTTCGGGTACAACCCGCCGGAGATCTGGCAGGCGCTGACCGAAGCGTATGCACGGCGAGAACCCAGTTTCGTCCAGCCCTCCTTCCTGGAGGCGGCGGGCGAGCTGGCCCGGAGGCTCGTAGAGCTGGCGCCCGAAGGCCTGCGCTACGTTACCTTCACCAATTCGGGCGCCGAGGCGGTGGAGGCGGCTATCAAGATGTGCCGGTCTGCCACGGGGCGAAGGCGGATCCTCGCGACGCACAACAGCTTCCACGGCAAGACACTGGGGGCGCTGTCGGCCACGGGGCGCGCCGCCTACCAGGAGCCCTTCGGCGCGCCGGTGGAGGGGTTCGACTTCATCCCGTACGGCGACATCGGGGCGCTCGATCAGGCGCTTGCTCGAAGAGGTGAGCAGTACGCCGCGCTGATTCTGGAGCCGATCCAGGGCGAGGGCGGCATCGTGGTGCCGCCGGCGGGCTACTTGCGGGCCGCCCGGGAGCTCACGAGCCGCTTCGGCGTGCTGCTCGTCTTCGACGAGATCCAGTCGGGCCTGGGGCGAACGGGCGAGCTGTTCGCCTGCCAGGCAGAAGGCGTCGCCCCGGACGTGATGACGGTGGCAAAAGCGCTGGGTGGGGGACTCCTGCCCATCGGCGTCTGCCTGGCAGACGAGGCGGCGTACAACGAGCCGTTCGCCATGAAGCACTCCTCGACCTTTGCCGGCGGCGCCCTGGCGTGCCGGGCGGGCCTTGCGGCGCTGGACCTGCTCACCCGGGACGGGGGCGCGCTGCTGCGCCACGTGAGGGCCCGGGGCGAGCAGCTCAAACAGGGCCTCGAGGCGCTGGCGCAGCGCTACCCGCACGTCATCCGGGAGGTTCGGGGACGGGGGCTGATGCTCGGCATCGACTTTGCCGTGCCGGATGGCGCGTTCGCTGGCCGCAGCCCCGGCACGCTGCTCCCCGTGATGTCGGAGCAGGAGTTGCTCACCCCCGTGCTCGCCAGCTACCTTCTCGACGTGGAAGGCGTGCGGGTGGCCCCGACGCTCAACGGCCAGAGCGTCATCCGCATCGAGCCGCCGCTCATCATCTCCGAGGAACAGTGCAACCTGGCGCTGGCCGCCATCGAGCGCACCGTGGCGCTCGCCGCGAAGGGCCGCACCGCGGCCCTGCTGCGCCACTTCGTTTCTGACCGGCCCCCGCTGCCGGCGCAGGACGGAGCGCATCAGAGCGCTGGCGCTCAAATGGAGTTACAGGCCCCTGCTCCGGTGGAGTTCTCCAGCAACGGCGCTGCCCACGTGGCGCCGGCAGCACCCGCCCCGTCGCCGCTCCGAGCGCCGGCCGAACCTCCCCACCCGTCGGGTGACCCCGGCGAGGGGCGGTTCGCGTTCCTGGTGCACCCGCTCGACCTGGACAACTACCACGAGTTCGACGAAGCCTTAGCCGAACTCTCGCACGCCGAACTCGACCGCCTCGCGGACCAGTTCAACCCCTTGCTCGAACCCTTCGTCATCGGGCGCACGCGGTTTGTCTCGGCGGCCGGGCGCACCGTCTACGGGGAGTTCGTGGTGGTGCCGCGCACAACCCGGCAGATCCTCACGGAACCGCGGCGCGAAGTTCTGGACGTGATCCGCCGCGCCGTTGAACTCGCCCGGGACCGGGGAGCCCGCATCGTGGGGCTCGGCGCCTACACGGCCATCGCGTCCCGAGGCGGGCTGCAGTTGACCGACATGGGGGTGGCCCTGACCACCGGAAACAGCTACACGGTGGCCGCCGCCATCGAGGCGCTCATGGAGGGCGCCCGCCGGCTCGGGCTGGACGTCGGCACAACCCGAGCGGCCGTGGTGGGCGCCGGCGGCTCGGTGGGCCGGGCGACGGCGCTGCTGCTGGCCCCGCACGTGGCCGAACTGCACCTCGTCGGCAACCCCGCATCGGGGCAGCGGGCGTTGGAACGGCTGCGGGCGGTCGCCACCGAGGCGGGGCACATAGCCGTTCAGGCCGGCAACCCGGCCCTCTCCACGACCATCACGACCGATGCGGTGCAGGCGCTTTCGCAGGCGCAGCTGGTGGTCATCGCGACCAGTTCGGCCGACGAGCTGGTGACCCCCGAGATGCTGGCGCCGGGGGCGGTGGTGTGTGACATGTCCCGCCCGCCCAACGTGAGCCGCCGGGTCGACGCCGAGCGCCCGGACGTGCTGGTCATCGACGGTGGCGTCATCGAGGTGCCGGGGCGGCCGGACTTCGGGTGGAACTTCGGCTACGAGCAGGGCCTGGCCTTCGCCTGCATGTCGGAGACCATGATGCTGGCCCTGGAACACCACTACCAGCACACGAGCCTCGGGTCGGATCTCACCATCGAGACCATCCGGTGGATGCAGGAACTGGCGCGCCGCCACGGCTTTCGGTTGGCCGAGCTGCGCAGCTTCGACAGGCCCTTGAGCGCCGAACGCTGGCAGCGGCTGCGGGCGGCGCGTCAAGTGATGGCCGGCACTCTTCGCTGA
- a CDS encoding exopolysaccharide biosynthesis protein, with product MRRRLPRPLAGSKDVGSSRARFALTRTGTCHGLASGAGEPGDGAAPISERLLRRLREAGPGRGPLTLGDVVDLTREHGFGLLFVALALPTLVPVLPPGTAAFIGLLFAGLGLQRALGLTHPWLPARMRRWALSPQAAKFMEERVIPTLARLERSSRRRLRVAANEPLFRAAALAITLLGLLMLAPLPFFNTLPALVVLVLGIGFLRRDGLYIIAGTVIGYVLAAIVVGLLVAGLTAVFSGWLDRVWHTRL from the coding sequence ATGCGCCGTCGTCTCCCCAGGCCTCTGGCGGGCTCGAAGGATGTCGGTAGCTCCCGGGCGAGATTCGCTCTGACCCGGACAGGCACCTGCCACGGGCTTGCCTCCGGGGCCGGCGAGCCGGGGGACGGAGCCGCGCCCATCAGCGAGCGGTTGCTCCGGCGCCTGCGGGAAGCAGGCCCGGGCCGGGGGCCGCTCACGCTGGGCGACGTGGTGGATCTGACCCGGGAGCACGGCTTTGGGCTGCTCTTCGTGGCGCTGGCGCTCCCGACGCTGGTACCGGTGCTGCCGCCCGGGACGGCCGCTTTCATCGGGCTGCTGTTTGCCGGGCTGGGGCTGCAGCGGGCGCTCGGGCTGACGCACCCGTGGCTGCCGGCGCGGATGCGGCGGTGGGCGCTGAGCCCGCAGGCAGCGAAGTTCATGGAAGAGCGGGTGATCCCGACCCTGGCCCGGCTGGAGCGGAGTTCCAGGAGGCGGCTGCGGGTGGCGGCCAACGAGCCCCTCTTCCGGGCCGCCGCGCTTGCCATCACGCTGCTGGGCCTGCTGATGCTGGCGCCCCTGCCGTTCTTCAACACGCTGCCGGCGCTGGTGGTGCTCGTGCTGGGGATCGGGTTTCTCCGGCGTGACGGCCTGTACATCATCGCCGGCACGGTCATCGGCTACGTGCTGGCGGCCATAGTGGTCGGCTTGCTGGTGGCCGGGTTGACGGCCGTGTTCTCGGGATGGCTCGACCGGGTCTGGCACACCCGGCTGTAG